Proteins co-encoded in one Opitutus terrae PB90-1 genomic window:
- a CDS encoding PDZ domain-containing protein: MVFQVTADEVMDASSLRKLLSGLIVCAVWSVAAAAIGATGKPTETAATTPTHDPMLAKIFPSIVRIEAIRLRPSDGRLTKQWTAGSGVVIAVEGRVLTNAHVTQDGDYFRCYLFDGSHIDAKLQGQDPLTDLAVLQMDLSQRPSGAPALVAATFGDSDALRAGDTVFALGSPGFLSQSVTRGIVSNPSLVLPEQTAGRMVLRGENVGTLVRWILHDARIFGGNSGGPLVNARGEIVGINELGVFNLSGAIPGNLARAVAAQLGKSGRVTRGWSGITVQPRLEANGRGAGVIVGDVAENSPAAAAGLRPGDLVTACDGQPIEGAEEKAVAHFNRLEMSRLPGDVFAIDFTREGAAQTIRLTLAERQPAQADDVEIRGWGAVVRDLTRELVREQRLPETAGVWLENVRPAGPCGQAEPILRREDVLLAVDGKPVATVAELRALTDRLLAAAPNHRRTVLASVRRDGAVLSSVVELRETSDHNVTQQARKAWLGAASQPLTPKLGDRLGIKAEGGARLTRIYPGTEAEKAELKVGDVVLALDGAPVTARRPEDTDVLARQIRQYRAGTSAVFTIWRDGQTRSLPVLLEAQPTPAAEMPWWEDTDLEFSVHDIAFDDRVRLQLSRDAQGVLVESAMPAGWAALAGLRSDDVIESASGRPVTNVAELRSERERAVAGKADWWVLLVRRAGQTLFVEINLKPAHSKS; the protein is encoded by the coding sequence ATGGTATTTCAAGTCACTGCGGACGAAGTCATGGATGCCTCGTCGTTGCGGAAGCTGCTGAGCGGGTTGATCGTGTGCGCGGTGTGGTCGGTCGCCGCCGCGGCGATCGGAGCCACGGGAAAACCGACGGAAACCGCGGCGACCACGCCGACGCATGATCCGATGCTCGCGAAGATTTTCCCGTCGATCGTGCGGATCGAAGCGATCCGGCTGCGGCCCAGCGACGGCCGGCTGACCAAACAGTGGACCGCCGGCAGCGGCGTGGTGATCGCGGTCGAGGGCCGCGTGCTGACGAACGCGCACGTGACGCAAGACGGAGACTACTTCCGCTGCTACCTTTTCGATGGTTCGCACATCGACGCGAAGCTGCAGGGCCAGGATCCGCTGACCGATCTGGCCGTGCTGCAGATGGACCTGTCCCAGCGCCCGAGCGGCGCGCCCGCACTGGTGGCGGCGACGTTTGGTGATTCGGATGCGCTGCGCGCGGGCGACACGGTGTTCGCGCTGGGCAGTCCGGGGTTTCTCTCGCAGTCGGTCACGCGCGGCATCGTTTCGAATCCTTCGCTCGTGCTGCCGGAGCAAACCGCCGGGCGGATGGTGCTGCGCGGGGAAAACGTGGGCACGCTCGTGCGCTGGATTTTGCATGACGCGCGAATCTTCGGCGGCAACAGCGGCGGGCCGCTGGTGAACGCCCGCGGCGAGATTGTCGGCATCAATGAGCTCGGCGTGTTCAACTTGAGCGGAGCGATTCCCGGCAACCTCGCGCGCGCCGTGGCGGCGCAGCTCGGGAAGAGCGGCCGGGTGACGCGCGGCTGGTCGGGCATCACGGTGCAGCCGCGACTCGAGGCGAACGGCCGAGGCGCCGGCGTCATCGTCGGCGACGTGGCGGAGAACTCGCCGGCGGCGGCAGCGGGCCTGCGTCCGGGCGATTTGGTGACGGCCTGCGACGGCCAGCCGATCGAAGGTGCGGAGGAAAAGGCGGTGGCGCATTTCAACCGGCTCGAGATGAGCCGACTGCCGGGCGACGTTTTCGCGATCGACTTCACGCGCGAGGGCGCGGCGCAAACGATTCGGCTCACGCTGGCGGAACGCCAGCCGGCGCAGGCCGATGATGTCGAGATCCGCGGCTGGGGCGCCGTGGTGCGGGACCTGACGCGCGAACTCGTGCGCGAACAGCGACTGCCGGAAACCGCCGGCGTGTGGCTGGAAAACGTGCGCCCGGCGGGGCCCTGCGGGCAGGCCGAGCCGATCCTGCGGCGCGAGGACGTGCTGCTGGCGGTGGATGGCAAGCCCGTCGCGACCGTCGCGGAGTTGCGTGCGTTGACCGACCGGTTGCTGGCTGCAGCGCCGAATCACCGGCGGACCGTGCTGGCCAGCGTGCGCCGCGATGGAGCGGTGCTGAGTTCGGTCGTCGAGCTTCGCGAGACGAGTGATCACAACGTCACGCAGCAGGCGCGAAAGGCGTGGCTGGGGGCGGCGTCGCAGCCGCTGACACCGAAGCTGGGCGACCGGCTCGGAATCAAGGCGGAAGGCGGCGCGCGGCTGACGCGGATTTATCCGGGCACGGAGGCCGAAAAGGCCGAGCTGAAAGTGGGCGACGTCGTGCTCGCGCTCGATGGCGCGCCGGTCACTGCGCGGCGGCCGGAGGATACGGACGTGCTGGCGCGACAGATCCGGCAGTATCGCGCCGGGACGTCAGCGGTGTTCACGATCTGGCGGGACGGCCAGACGCGGTCGTTGCCGGTGCTGCTGGAGGCGCAGCCCACGCCGGCGGCCGAGATGCCGTGGTGGGAAGACACCGATTTGGAGTTCTCGGTGCACGACATCGCGTTCGACGATCGCGTGCGGCTGCAACTTTCGCGCGACGCGCAAGGCGTGCTCGTCGAGAGTGCGATGCCGGCAGGGTGGGCGGCGCTCGCCGGGTTGCGCAGCGACGATGTGATCGAGAGCGCCAGCGGGCGGCCCGTCACCAACGTCGCGGAGCTGCGGAGCGAGCGGGAGCGCGCCGTGGCCGGCAAGGCCGATTGGTGGGTGCTGCTCGTGCGCCGGGCGGGCCAGACGCTTTTTGTGGAGATCAACCTGAAACCCGCCCACTCGAAATCATGA
- a CDS encoding UDP-N-acetylmuramate--L-alanine ligase produces the protein MRIYFMGVCGTAMGNAALLARAAGHDVLGADVDVYPPMSTVLAQSGIALHEGYDAARLERLAPDLVVIGNAMSRGNPEVEWLLDTRRFAFTSLPAALHSLVLNVRRNIVVCGTHGKTTTTALTAYLLRANGRDPGFLIGGVPIDPPTGNHLGAAADPFVIEGDEYDSAFFDKRSKFIHYAPHIAVLNNLEFDHADIFRDLADVQRTFVHLTRIVPRNGFVVLNGDDENLRALGALPWTNVVRVGTGERNDLRIEAFRESAAGGEFGLSWQGQPWAEVRWPLPGLFNARNAAMAATAAQLALLPRDAARSGRVGELFASAAGAERLDLAALARFRGVKRRQEVLLDTPALTVIEDFGHHPTALAETLHSFRARFPGAILTAVFEPRSNTARTKALEAAFMRSLALADEVYLGAVNRADKLAAGERFDTVAVAQHLEQLGVKAHSAPTNAVLLEKMLAYSGARAERRRVVAFFTNGSFDGIIGKFVAAMSGSSSDAAS, from the coding sequence ATGAGAATCTATTTCATGGGTGTTTGCGGCACGGCGATGGGCAACGCGGCGCTGCTGGCGCGCGCCGCCGGCCATGACGTGCTCGGCGCCGACGTCGACGTGTATCCGCCGATGAGCACGGTGCTCGCGCAGTCGGGCATCGCGCTGCACGAGGGCTACGATGCCGCCCGGCTCGAGCGGCTCGCGCCAGATCTCGTCGTGATCGGCAATGCGATGTCGCGCGGCAATCCCGAGGTGGAGTGGCTGCTGGACACGCGCCGGTTCGCGTTCACCTCGTTGCCGGCGGCGCTGCACAGCCTGGTGCTGAACGTGCGGCGGAACATCGTGGTCTGTGGCACGCATGGCAAAACGACCACCACCGCGCTCACGGCCTACCTGCTGCGTGCGAATGGCCGCGATCCCGGCTTCCTGATTGGCGGCGTGCCGATCGATCCGCCGACGGGCAATCACCTCGGCGCGGCGGCGGATCCGTTCGTGATCGAGGGCGACGAGTACGACAGCGCGTTCTTCGACAAGCGCAGCAAGTTCATCCACTACGCGCCGCACATCGCGGTGTTGAACAATCTCGAGTTCGATCACGCGGACATCTTCCGCGACCTGGCGGATGTGCAGCGGACGTTCGTGCACCTGACGCGGATCGTGCCGCGCAACGGCTTTGTGGTGCTCAATGGCGACGACGAGAACCTGCGCGCGCTCGGCGCGTTGCCGTGGACGAACGTGGTGCGGGTCGGCACGGGCGAGCGCAACGATCTGCGCATCGAAGCATTCCGCGAATCGGCCGCGGGCGGCGAGTTTGGGTTGAGCTGGCAAGGACAGCCCTGGGCGGAAGTGCGCTGGCCGCTGCCGGGGCTGTTCAACGCGCGCAACGCGGCGATGGCCGCGACGGCGGCGCAACTCGCGCTGCTGCCCCGCGACGCGGCGCGGAGTGGACGCGTGGGCGAGTTGTTCGCGAGCGCGGCCGGCGCCGAGCGGCTGGATCTCGCCGCGCTGGCGCGTTTCCGCGGGGTGAAACGGCGGCAGGAAGTGTTGCTGGACACGCCGGCGCTGACGGTGATCGAGGATTTCGGGCATCATCCCACGGCGCTGGCGGAAACGCTGCACTCGTTTCGCGCGCGGTTTCCCGGCGCGATCTTGACGGCGGTGTTTGAGCCGCGGAGCAACACGGCGCGCACGAAGGCGCTGGAGGCGGCGTTCATGCGTTCGCTGGCGCTCGCGGACGAAGTTTACCTCGGCGCGGTGAATCGGGCGGACAAGCTCGCGGCGGGCGAGCGTTTCGACACGGTGGCGGTGGCGCAACATCTCGAGCAGCTCGGAGTGAAGGCGCACAGCGCGCCGACGAATGCGGTGCTGCTCGAGAAAATGCTCGCATACAGCGGCGCGCGCGCCGAGCGGCGGCGCGTGGTGGCGTTTTTCACCAACGGCTCGTTCGATGGGATCATCGGCAAATTCGTCGCGGCGATGAGCGGATCGTCCTCGGACGCTGCGAGCTGA
- the rimO gene encoding 30S ribosomal protein S12 methylthiotransferase RimO, producing the protein MIKVSLISLGCAKNLVDSEIMVGHLHQAGMAVIPEAEKADVVIVNTCSFIDSSKEESIGHILEVHQHRGLRKRRKEQKLIVAGCMSQRFSKDLSSSLHDEVDAFIGLDQVTKVAPIIQEIYARERTKTDDPVSFVEGRSTFIPDYDTPRFRLTPKHFAYVKIAEGCNHPCTFCIIPQIRGRHRSRTVESVVAEVRQLVREGVKEINLISQDTTFFGMDTWEQRPNPRTPVDSGRGTALTTLLRQLNAIEGDFWIRLLYTHPAHWSDELIRTIAECPKVARYIDIPLQHISDAMLSRMQRETSGGYIRDLIARIRAGIPGIAVRTTFIVGFPGETDADVDELCAFISETKFERLGVFRYSQEDGTRAAKMPEQLSAKTKEARWHRTMALQKQIAADVSKTYVGRTLRVLVEEPGVARGEADAPDIDGRVYVPRELPVGEFADVTVTGYHDYDLLALPPGQKPAQWKVARQAQ; encoded by the coding sequence ATGATCAAGGTCAGTCTGATTTCCCTCGGTTGCGCCAAGAATCTCGTCGATAGCGAGATCATGGTCGGCCACCTGCACCAGGCCGGCATGGCCGTCATCCCCGAGGCCGAGAAGGCCGACGTCGTCATCGTCAACACCTGCTCGTTCATCGATTCCTCCAAGGAGGAGTCGATCGGCCACATCCTCGAAGTCCACCAGCACCGCGGCCTGCGCAAGCGCCGCAAGGAACAGAAGCTCATCGTCGCCGGCTGCATGTCGCAGCGGTTCTCCAAGGACCTCTCCTCCTCGCTGCACGACGAGGTCGACGCGTTCATCGGCCTCGACCAGGTCACCAAGGTCGCCCCGATCATTCAGGAAATCTACGCCCGCGAGCGCACGAAGACCGACGATCCGGTTTCGTTTGTCGAGGGCCGGTCCACCTTCATCCCCGATTACGACACGCCCCGCTTTCGGCTCACGCCGAAGCATTTTGCCTACGTCAAGATCGCCGAGGGCTGCAACCACCCGTGCACGTTCTGCATCATCCCGCAGATCCGCGGCCGGCATCGCAGCCGCACCGTCGAAAGCGTCGTCGCGGAGGTCCGGCAGCTCGTCCGCGAGGGCGTGAAGGAGATCAACCTGATCTCGCAGGACACCACGTTCTTCGGCATGGACACGTGGGAACAGCGGCCGAACCCGCGCACGCCGGTCGATTCCGGCCGCGGCACCGCGCTCACCACCCTGCTCCGCCAGCTCAACGCGATCGAGGGCGATTTCTGGATCCGGCTGCTCTACACGCACCCGGCGCATTGGAGCGACGAACTGATCCGCACCATCGCCGAATGCCCGAAGGTCGCGCGCTACATCGATATTCCGCTCCAGCACATCAGCGACGCGATGCTCAGCCGGATGCAGCGCGAAACCAGCGGTGGCTATATTCGTGATTTGATCGCGCGCATCCGCGCCGGCATTCCCGGCATCGCCGTGCGCACCACGTTCATCGTCGGTTTTCCCGGTGAAACCGACGCCGACGTCGACGAGCTCTGCGCGTTCATCAGCGAGACGAAATTCGAACGGCTCGGCGTCTTTCGCTATTCGCAGGAGGACGGCACGCGCGCCGCGAAAATGCCCGAGCAGCTCTCCGCCAAAACCAAGGAGGCCCGCTGGCACCGCACGATGGCGCTGCAGAAGCAAATCGCCGCCGACGTCAGCAAGACTTACGTCGGCCGAACGCTGCGCGTCCTCGTCGAAGAACCCGGTGTGGCCCGCGGCGAGGCCGACGCGCCGGACATCGACGGTCGCGTCTACGTGCCGCGCGAGTTGCCCGTCGGCGAATTCGCCGACGTGACTGTCACCGGCTATCACGATTACGACCTGCTCGCGCTGCCTCCGGGACAGAAGCCCGCCCAGTGGAAGGTTGCGCGCCAAGCGCAGTGA
- a CDS encoding serine protease produces MKRFPSFVIAVALLCGGAFSPRTAAATAETAAAGRALAARYADAVVGVELVVTLKVKSGGQEMPPREQRVEVNGVVIAPNGLTVTSLIEVDPQMAFESMRALQPGRPIELLGVDFKQVKLRLADGTEVPARFVLKDADLDLAFMAPEDATAEAGPRKFTHVDLATAADGAVLDRFFVVSRAAKVLQRTPLVQETTVIGIVEKPRRFYLLSQNMLSTAVFDPKGAVLGVTLQHLANGRRSGMVVLPAADIAEIARQVVFTKPAESAAPASPAAEPAAATGESTPDGAPKP; encoded by the coding sequence ATGAAACGTTTTCCTTCGTTCGTCATCGCTGTCGCGCTGCTGTGCGGCGGTGCGTTTTCCCCGCGCACAGCGGCCGCCACGGCCGAAACGGCCGCCGCGGGTCGCGCGCTCGCGGCGCGTTACGCGGATGCCGTCGTGGGCGTGGAACTGGTGGTCACGCTCAAGGTGAAATCCGGCGGCCAGGAAATGCCGCCACGCGAACAGCGCGTGGAGGTGAATGGCGTGGTGATCGCACCGAACGGTCTGACGGTCACCTCGCTCATCGAGGTCGATCCGCAGATGGCGTTCGAAAGCATGCGGGCGCTGCAGCCGGGCCGGCCGATCGAACTGTTGGGGGTGGATTTCAAGCAGGTGAAACTCCGGCTCGCGGACGGCACGGAAGTGCCGGCGCGATTCGTGTTAAAGGATGCGGACCTTGATCTGGCGTTCATGGCGCCGGAGGACGCGACCGCGGAGGCAGGGCCAAGGAAGTTCACCCATGTCGACCTCGCGACGGCCGCGGACGGGGCGGTGCTCGATCGTTTCTTCGTGGTGAGCCGCGCTGCGAAGGTTTTGCAGCGAACGCCGTTGGTGCAGGAAACCACGGTCATCGGCATCGTGGAGAAGCCGCGTCGATTCTATCTGTTGTCGCAAAACATGCTGAGTACGGCGGTGTTCGATCCGAAGGGGGCCGTCCTCGGCGTGACGCTGCAACACCTCGCGAATGGGCGGCGAAGCGGGATGGTCGTGCTGCCGGCGGCAGACATTGCCGAGATCGCCCGCCAGGTCGTGTTCACGAAGCCTGCCGAATCAGCGGCGCCGGCTTCTCCCGCGGCAGAACCCGCCGCGGCGACGGGGGAAAGCACCCCGGACGGTGCGCCGAAGCCGTAG
- a CDS encoding ABC transporter ATP-binding protein, whose translation MPAARLAADVRIRDLTKHYGRLAALRGISFDVAAGEIFGLLGPNGAGKTTTLECLLGLRRADAGALHVGGIDALAQPEDVRQIVGAQLQAATLQDKITPRQALQLAASFYAEPCPPDELLERFGLHAKAHAAFDTLSGGQKQRVLLALAFVNRPRLVVLDEPTAGLDPQSRRELHAVIRQLRADGCTILLSTHQLDEAGQLCDRIGILHEGRLVADAPPSQLIAGARALPKVVFTTAQPLTATMVSGLHGVASVAAHDGGWCADTRDVSGTITALTRQLERDGNPLIGLQIQRPTLEDVFLELTGRAWMPPANPLEGGVTDERNTP comes from the coding sequence GTGCCCGCAGCTCGCCTCGCCGCCGACGTTCGGATTCGCGACCTGACCAAACATTACGGTCGGCTCGCGGCGTTGCGAGGCATCAGCTTCGACGTGGCCGCCGGCGAGATCTTCGGGCTGCTTGGCCCCAACGGTGCTGGCAAGACCACCACCCTCGAGTGCCTGCTCGGCTTGCGTCGCGCCGACGCGGGCGCGCTGCACGTCGGCGGAATCGACGCGCTCGCGCAGCCGGAAGACGTCCGCCAGATCGTCGGCGCGCAGCTGCAAGCCGCCACGCTGCAGGACAAGATCACACCGCGTCAGGCGCTGCAGCTCGCCGCCTCGTTCTACGCCGAGCCGTGTCCGCCGGACGAACTGCTCGAGCGCTTCGGGCTGCACGCGAAAGCGCACGCCGCGTTTGACACCCTTTCGGGCGGACAAAAACAGCGCGTGCTGCTCGCGCTCGCGTTCGTCAATCGGCCGCGGCTCGTGGTGCTCGACGAACCCACCGCCGGACTCGATCCGCAGTCGCGCCGGGAATTGCACGCCGTCATTCGCCAGCTGCGCGCGGACGGCTGTACGATTCTGTTGAGCACGCATCAACTCGACGAGGCCGGGCAGCTCTGCGACCGAATCGGCATCCTGCACGAAGGCCGGCTCGTCGCCGACGCGCCGCCGTCCCAACTCATTGCCGGCGCCCGCGCGCTGCCGAAGGTCGTCTTCACCACCGCGCAGCCGCTCACGGCAACGATGGTCTCTGGTCTGCACGGGGTCGCGTCGGTCGCAGCGCACGACGGCGGCTGGTGTGCGGACACCCGCGATGTCAGCGGCACGATCACGGCGTTGACGCGCCAGCTCGAGCGTGACGGCAATCCGCTCATCGGTCTTCAGATCCAGCGTCCCACCTTGGAGGATGTTTTTCTCGAGCTCACCGGCCGCGCGTGGATGCCGCCAGCCAACCCCCTCGAGGGCGGCGTGACCGACGAAAGGAACACGCCGTGA
- a CDS encoding class I SAM-dependent methyltransferase, translated as MTASPRERFFALLRAAVESHTLQKLTLGKYRGADASLRNLFVRPITLKSGPHLTFLWRHATRDVTKNHPPAEALADLDRLVGTDFLDAHLFTSTATAQLECQPDGPARLRTKKISGAAAPSPPPITHDRSKSHLIPADAPWLRALGVTNDRGQPREGMADKFRQIQRFAEVLSHLLAESGLASVAPHSDPSPATQPSTLNSQLPPSPLRIVDMGCGKGYLTFAVAALLGERARVVGVELRPELVAESNRIAREHHLDHCLQFTAGTIASTELSGIDVLIALHACDTATDDALAQGLAANAGLLVVSPCCQKELRPQLAAPRVLADALRHGIFQERQAEFVTDALRAQLLEWAGYRTKVFEFISTEHTAKNLMITAVKAHAPGDAARAARIREFAGFYGIRTQRLASHLGFTLG; from the coding sequence ATGACTGCTTCTCCCCGTGAACGTTTCTTCGCCCTGCTGCGTGCCGCCGTCGAGTCGCACACGCTGCAAAAGCTCACGCTGGGGAAATACCGCGGCGCCGACGCGTCGCTGCGCAATCTGTTTGTCCGACCGATCACGCTCAAGAGCGGTCCCCATCTGACGTTTCTCTGGCGCCACGCCACCCGCGACGTGACGAAGAACCACCCGCCCGCCGAAGCGCTCGCCGACCTCGATCGGCTTGTCGGCACCGACTTTCTCGACGCGCATCTCTTCACCTCCACCGCGACCGCGCAGCTCGAGTGCCAGCCCGACGGACCCGCCCGCCTGCGAACGAAGAAAATCTCTGGAGCCGCGGCGCCCTCGCCGCCGCCCATCACACATGATCGTTCGAAGTCTCACCTGATTCCGGCCGATGCGCCTTGGCTTCGCGCGCTCGGCGTGACGAACGATCGCGGCCAGCCGCGCGAGGGCATGGCGGACAAGTTCCGCCAGATTCAGAGATTCGCCGAAGTTCTGTCCCACTTGTTGGCCGAATCTGGTCTGGCGAGCGTCGCGCCACACTCGGACCCCTCTCCGGCCACTCAACCCTCAACTCTCAACTCTCAACTCCCTCCGTCCCCCCTCCGGATCGTCGACATGGGCTGCGGCAAGGGCTATCTCACCTTCGCCGTCGCCGCGCTGCTGGGCGAGCGCGCCCGGGTTGTCGGCGTGGAACTCCGGCCCGAGCTCGTCGCGGAGAGCAACCGGATCGCACGGGAGCACCATCTCGATCACTGTCTGCAATTCACCGCGGGCACGATTGCGAGCACCGAACTTTCCGGCATCGACGTGCTGATCGCACTGCACGCGTGCGATACCGCCACTGACGACGCGCTCGCCCAGGGCCTCGCCGCCAACGCCGGGTTGCTCGTCGTCTCGCCCTGCTGCCAGAAGGAACTGCGCCCGCAACTCGCCGCCCCGCGCGTGCTGGCCGACGCGCTGCGTCACGGAATTTTTCAGGAACGCCAGGCCGAGTTCGTCACCGACGCGTTGCGCGCGCAGTTGCTCGAATGGGCGGGTTATCGGACCAAGGTCTTCGAGTTCATCTCCACCGAGCACACGGCGAAGAACCTGATGATCACCGCCGTCAAGGCCCACGCCCCGGGCGACGCCGCCCGTGCCGCGCGCATCCGCGAGTTCGCGGGTTTCTACGGCATCCGCACACAGCGGCTTGCGTCGCATCTCGGCTTCACGCTCGGCTAA
- a CDS encoding 3-keto-disaccharide hydrolase: MKTVVLGMLVLGLVGRMAASDVNSLTEDEAREGWRLLFDGSSLDGWRGFKSERPDKNWRVEDGALVLRGKAGDLVTQEAFGDFELTLEWKVAEGANSGVIYRVGLGEANTFTTGPEYQVLDNVKAHDNHPASHRAGALYDLEGIEEDVTRPVGEWNQARIVVSGWRVQHWLNGRQIVDVDLASPAGKALIAASKFKHWEKFASLARGHLALQDHGDVVSYRAIKLRELK; the protein is encoded by the coding sequence ATGAAAACCGTCGTCCTTGGAATGCTGGTTCTCGGATTGGTTGGCCGGATGGCCGCGAGCGACGTGAATTCGCTGACTGAGGACGAGGCGCGGGAGGGGTGGCGGCTGCTATTTGACGGGAGCTCGCTCGACGGGTGGCGGGGATTCAAGAGCGAGCGGCCAGACAAGAACTGGCGCGTGGAAGACGGCGCGCTGGTGTTGCGCGGCAAGGCGGGCGACCTGGTCACGCAGGAGGCGTTTGGCGATTTCGAGCTGACGCTGGAATGGAAGGTCGCCGAAGGCGCCAACAGCGGCGTGATCTACCGCGTCGGTCTGGGCGAGGCGAACACCTTCACGACCGGACCCGAGTATCAGGTGCTCGACAACGTGAAGGCGCACGACAACCACCCGGCGAGTCATCGCGCCGGTGCGCTCTACGATTTGGAGGGCATCGAGGAGGACGTCACCCGGCCGGTCGGCGAGTGGAATCAGGCGCGGATCGTGGTAAGTGGCTGGCGGGTGCAGCACTGGCTGAATGGCCGGCAAATCGTCGACGTCGATCTCGCGAGTCCGGCGGGAAAGGCGCTGATCGCCGCCAGCAAATTCAAGCATTGGGAAAAATTCGCTTCGCTCGCGCGCGGCCACCTCGCGCTGCAGGATCACGGCGACGTCGTGAGCTATCGCGCGATCAAGCTCCGCGAACTGAAGTAG
- a CDS encoding small ribosomal subunit Rsm22 family protein: MTWDELDWPALDRLRDGFLRGGAASGHYWQNASDLASYDFTYGERIGWKWDHVLRELRLRGWSPRSRRIFDWGCGSGIAGRRVVEFFGAATFDELLLWDHSPVAADFAAAAASRAFPSLQVSPVTPGFLASDEPLGLLLISHVLNELSVDALASLRAMLERADAMLWVEPGTHEISRRLGQIRDALLPTHRVIAPCTHQLGCPMFRDGRERDWCHFFAPPPAGIHADSDWVKFGQRAGIDLRSLPYAFFATERTAASTDAPASIARAGETPVPAESVELSRVIGRAEHFKPYARVLSCDAAGLADLELPKRADPALFKQLERTKSPLLYHWHREGNKIVGGEPLAE; encoded by the coding sequence ATGACTTGGGACGAACTCGATTGGCCCGCGCTGGACCGGCTGCGCGACGGATTCTTGCGCGGCGGCGCCGCCAGCGGGCACTACTGGCAAAACGCCTCGGATCTCGCGTCCTATGATTTCACCTACGGGGAGCGGATCGGCTGGAAATGGGACCACGTCTTGCGCGAGCTCCGACTGCGCGGCTGGAGCCCGCGCTCGCGCCGCATCTTCGACTGGGGCTGCGGCAGCGGCATCGCCGGCCGTCGCGTCGTCGAGTTCTTCGGCGCGGCGACCTTCGACGAGTTGCTGCTCTGGGATCACTCGCCCGTCGCGGCCGATTTCGCCGCCGCAGCCGCGAGCCGAGCGTTCCCCTCGCTGCAGGTCTCCCCGGTGACACCGGGGTTTCTCGCCAGCGACGAACCGCTCGGATTGTTGCTGATCAGTCACGTCCTCAACGAACTTTCCGTCGACGCACTCGCCTCCCTGCGCGCGATGTTGGAACGCGCCGACGCCATGCTCTGGGTCGAGCCGGGCACCCACGAGATCAGCCGCCGGCTCGGACAAATTCGCGACGCGTTGCTCCCGACCCACCGCGTCATCGCCCCGTGCACGCACCAGCTCGGATGCCCGATGTTCCGCGATGGCCGCGAACGCGACTGGTGCCACTTCTTCGCCCCGCCACCTGCGGGGATCCACGCGGATTCCGACTGGGTGAAATTCGGTCAGCGCGCCGGTATCGATCTCCGCAGCCTGCCCTACGCATTCTTCGCGACGGAACGCACCGCCGCTTCCACCGACGCACCCGCGTCGATCGCGCGCGCCGGAGAAACTCCCGTGCCAGCCGAATCGGTGGAGCTTTCGCGCGTGATCGGCCGAGCCGAACATTTCAAGCCCTACGCGCGCGTGCTCAGCTGCGACGCCGCCGGCCTGGCCGATCTCGAACTCCCGAAGCGCGCCGATCCCGCGCTCTTCAAGCAGCTCGAGCGCACGAAATCTCCGCTGCTCTACCACTGGCATCGCGAGGGAAACAAAATCGTCGGTGGCGAACCGCTGGCGGAATAG